In a single window of the Orbaceae bacterium lpD04 genome:
- a CDS encoding YecH family protein: MSSIHGHEVLNMMEGNNYNEDSLLKQINEKFGLNAKFHTCSKQDMCAIELIELLKRKGKFKPTQLAKFTVDSSKICDH; encoded by the coding sequence ATGAGTTCAATTCATGGTCATGAAGTATTAAATATGATGGAAGGGAATAACTATAACGAGGACTCATTACTTAAGCAAATTAATGAAAAATTTGGTTTAAATGCTAAGTTTCATACCTGCTCCAAACAAGATATGTGCGCTATTGAGCTTATTGAGTTATTAAAAAGAAAAGGGAAGTTTAAACCAACTCAATTAGCAAAATTTACCGTTGATAGTAGTAAAATTTGTGATCATTAA